Part of the Nitrospira sp. genome is shown below.
TCGGGGAAGATGGAAAATCTCACGAGCCGATCATGATTCATCGGGCCTTGATGGGGTCCATTGAGCGATTCTTCGGGATTCTCATCGAACATTATGGCGGCGCATTCCCAACCTGGCTGGCGCCGGTCCAAGTCGTGGTCATGGCGATCACCGACAATCAGCGGGAGTATGTGAATACCGTCGTCGCGCAGTTGAAAGCCGCAGGGTTTCGGGCTGATGCCGACCTGCGCAACGAAAAAATCGGCTTTAAAATTCGCGAGGCGGAAAAAGCCAAAATCCCCTACATGCTCGTGGCGGGGGATCGGGAAGTCCAGAGCGGCACGCTCTCCGTCAGAGGACGGAGCGGGGCAAATCTTGGCAGTATGACAGGGGCTGCAGTGATCGATCTTCTCAGGAACGACGTCACGCGCGCGCAGCCGGAGCTACAACCAACACACTAAGAGGTGGGTTATCGTCCCCAAACTGCGCGTGAACCGCGAAATTCGAGTGCGAGAGGTTCGAGTCATCGGTCCGGAAGGAGAGCAACTGGGGATCCTCCCCACGCCAGACGCGTTGCGCCAGGCTCAGGAGGGCGGCTACGACCTCGTGGAGGTCGCTCCCACTGCAGCGCCGCCGGTTTGCCGAATCATGGATTACGGCAAATACAAATTCGAGCTCAGCAAGAAGGACCATCAGAATCGACGTCACCAAAAGTCGACCCAGGTCAAGGAAATCAAGCTTCGGCCACGCACCGATAAGCACGACCTAGGCATCAAGATCCGTCAGATCAAGGAATTTTTGGCTGACGGGAACAAGACCAAGGTCACGTTGACGTTTCGTGGCCGGGAAATGGCCAATCAAGAGATGGGTCGATCACTCATGAGCTCAGTGATCGCCGAAATGACCGAGATTGGAACGATAGAGTATGCCCCGCGCATGGAAGGCCGCAGCCTGATCATGATCGTGGCACCCAAGAATTAGGGATACATTTGCAGCCTACAAACGGAGAGGATGGATTCGATGAAAACGAAAGCCAAGACACACAAAGGGGCTAAAAAGCGGTTTTCCCGCACCGGAAGCGGCAAGCTTGTCCGACGGAAAGCCGGGAAGCGCCACTTGTTAAGCCATAAGAAAAGCGATCAAAAGCGCCGGTTAAGCGGAACGGCCGTGGTGGATGCGACTTCCACCTTGTCTTTGAACCGCCTCTTGCCGTATAACTAAGCCCTTAAAGAGCGACCCTCACGGATAAAAGGAGTATTGAGTCATGCCCCGCGCAAAAGGTGGACCGAAAACAAGAGCGAGACGGAAAAAGCGGCTGAAGCTAGCAAAGGGACAGTACGGCGCGAAGAGCCGGTTGTTCCGCTCAGCCACGGAATCAGTTGATAAGGGACAGCAGTACGCCTATGACGGACGAAAGAACCGGAAGCGGGATTTTCGCCGGTTGTGGATTGCGCGCATCAGTGCCGCCGTCCGGGCACAAGGACTGACCTACGGTCGGTTCATCAACGCCCTCAAGAAAGCGGAAATCCTACTGGATCGAAAAGTTCTCTCAGACATGGCGATCAAGGATGCCGCGGGCTTTGAAAAGTTGGTCGGCTTGGCCAAGCAACACTTGACTCCTGTCGCTGCATAACGACACCGCCTCTGAACCACGGTTTCAAGTAGCTTCTCTGATCTTGGAGGGCGACAAGCTGTCGCCCTCCATCAATTTACCAGTCTCAGCACCCCTTCCCCCAACGCATCTCAGACCGGATACTTGTCGGCTCCGGTATTTTGAATTCGCCCGTTCGTCTGCATTCACGTCTCTGCAATAAGAAAATATCGTCGGGTCCTCACCGTGACCTCAAATCACGGGCAACCGCAAGACCAATAGTCGGATGGGGATAATATAGCGCTAGCTAACGCAGCTCATCGCTCACGCCAACTCCGCGCCATGAGGGGGCAAAAATGTGATGACCGCCGCGAGAAATTCCAGGGACGCAAGATGAGATGGCAAGGCGAAAAAACAACTAGCTCAGATCGAGCAGTTGAGAGAGGTTCACGTCGAACGAAACGACCGGCACGGTGATCTGCCAGCGCTCGAGGACTTCGGGATGGACTTCGCCGATGACGCCGATGGGTTTTCCTGCGACAACGATGCGCCCTGCGCGGCCTTCCAGGAAGGACGGATGCTGGACCGGCTCCAGACTGTAGTCTTTTCCCAAATGATAAAAGAGGATATCGAGGCACGAGTGGATTTCCGAGAAGTGCGCGGTCGCATGGGCAATGACGGCGCCCAACACCGTCTCCGTGCGTGAGCCTAGCTCATGCGTGGGATCGGGGATCGCCACATCGCCGGCCTCGAACAAACGGTGCGGATAGAACGCCCGGCTCGACGCTGTTTCGACACGCAGCAACGAAGGAAGCAGCCACTGTCGCAGGCAGGAGAAGGTCAGCGTCATGGCATTCTCCACTTCGACCATCCTCCCCCACTCTGTATCAGCCAGACGCATCGTATCGCGATAGCTCTCCGGCGATCCCATAATGTTGGAGATGATTTCCTGGAATCCCAGCCCGACCATGAGCTCACGCGCTCGATCCGACGTCTGCTCAATCCGCGAGAGCCCTCCTACAGTAAATTGCGCCGGCATGACCGGAGCGAACTCTCCGTAGCCACGGCTGATCGCGACATCTTCAACCACGTCCATCGCATGCATCAGATCCTGCCGATAAGGCGGCAACGTTGCCTTCACCGTCCCCTTCCCAGCTGAGACCTCGTACCCGTAC
Proteins encoded:
- the infC gene encoding translation initiation factor IF-3, with product MNREIRVREVRVIGPEGEQLGILPTPDALRQAQEGGYDLVEVAPTAAPPVCRIMDYGKYKFELSKKDHQNRRHQKSTQVKEIKLRPRTDKHDLGIKIRQIKEFLADGNKTKVTLTFRGREMANQEMGRSLMSSVIAEMTEIGTIEYAPRMEGRSLIMIVAPKN
- the rplT gene encoding 50S ribosomal protein L20, which gives rise to MPRAKGGPKTRARRKKRLKLAKGQYGAKSRLFRSATESVDKGQQYAYDGRKNRKRDFRRLWIARISAAVRAQGLTYGRFINALKKAEILLDRKVLSDMAIKDAAGFEKLVGLAKQHLTPVAA
- the rpmI gene encoding 50S ribosomal protein L35, producing MKTKAKTHKGAKKRFSRTGSGKLVRRKAGKRHLLSHKKSDQKRRLSGTAVVDATSTLSLNRLLPYN